The Salinispora tropica CNB-440 genome has a window encoding:
- the rfbB gene encoding dTDP-glucose 4,6-dehydratase — translation MRILVTGGAGFVGSQYVRTLLDGAYQGYENAEITVLDLLTYAGRRTNLPVADRRLTFVQGDIGDRGLLLDLLPGHDAVVHFAAESHVDRSLEDASPFTTTNVLGTQTLLECCRRLGIGRIVQVSTDEVYGTIAEGSWSEEHPLLPNSPYAASKAAADLLARAYHRSYGLPVVVTRCTNNYGPYQHVEKVIPRFVTNLLTDQPVPLYGDGLNVREWLHVADHCRGVQLALEKGREGEIYHFGGGVELTNRELTALLVELCGASWDAVRLVTDRKGHDRRYCLDDGKARRELGYAPQVSFESGLAATVSWYQDNRAWWAERMRPGRENVGSTVAVPR, via the coding sequence ATGAGAATCCTCGTGACCGGGGGAGCCGGCTTCGTCGGCTCACAGTACGTACGCACCCTCCTCGACGGCGCCTATCAGGGTTACGAGAACGCGGAGATCACCGTCCTGGACCTCCTCACGTACGCGGGTCGCCGGACGAACCTGCCGGTGGCGGACCGTCGGCTGACCTTTGTCCAGGGCGACATCGGCGACCGGGGCCTGCTCCTCGACCTGCTGCCGGGGCACGACGCGGTCGTCCACTTCGCGGCCGAAAGCCACGTGGACCGGTCACTAGAGGATGCGTCGCCGTTCACGACGACCAACGTGCTGGGTACCCAGACCCTGCTGGAGTGCTGCCGGCGTCTGGGCATCGGACGGATCGTGCAGGTCTCGACGGACGAGGTCTACGGCACCATCGCCGAGGGCTCCTGGTCGGAGGAGCATCCGCTGTTGCCGAACTCCCCGTACGCCGCCTCGAAGGCCGCGGCCGATCTGCTCGCCCGCGCCTATCACCGCTCGTACGGACTGCCGGTGGTGGTCACCCGCTGCACCAACAACTACGGGCCGTACCAGCACGTCGAGAAGGTGATCCCGCGTTTTGTCACCAACCTGCTGACCGACCAGCCGGTGCCGCTCTACGGTGACGGCCTGAATGTCCGGGAGTGGCTGCACGTCGCGGACCACTGCCGCGGGGTACAGCTGGCGCTGGAGAAGGGTCGTGAGGGCGAGATCTACCACTTCGGTGGTGGCGTCGAGCTGACCAACCGAGAGTTGACCGCTCTACTGGTGGAGCTCTGCGGGGCCAGCTGGGACGCGGTCCGGCTCGTGACTGATCGGAAGGGACACGACCGGCGCTACTGCCTCGATGACGGCAAGGCCCGCCGTGAACTCGGCTACGCCCCACAGGTGTCGTTCGAGTCGGGCCTGGCCGCGACCGTGAGCTGGTACCAGGACAACCGCGCCTGGTGGGCGGAGCGTATGCGACCGGGCCGGGAGAACGTCGGATCGACCGTGGCGGTGCCCCGGTGA
- a CDS encoding glycosyltransferase has translation MFTVGGSQSTVFCIAPLATAARNAGHEILLTADEPLLETAAAIGLPAVPTPHPGEPAARLRALLELAGQWPPDVVVGGLSFVPGLVAVETQALYVRHYWDIAPLRPEPGIRPDLERRGLSEPPAADLFIDVCPPGLRPSPTPGARPMRWIPKNRQRRLQPWMYTRPADRPRVLVTAGTRNLFLHSRSSVIRHLVDQLIAAGAEVVIAAPERAAAEFGAQFRDVRVGWVPLDVVAPTCDLAVHHGGAATTMTVMNAGAPHLVVPDNDYSRSVAKALTAVGAGLTAAPVPPEGDRAAVEAITASCRQILADPGYAERARFLAAEIAGLPTPAEVVHMVEELAASR, from the coding sequence ATGTTCACCGTCGGGGGTAGCCAGTCCACCGTGTTCTGCATCGCCCCGCTGGCGACCGCGGCCCGCAACGCCGGCCACGAGATACTGCTGACCGCCGACGAACCGCTGCTGGAGACCGCGGCGGCGATCGGGTTGCCCGCGGTCCCCACTCCCCATCCGGGAGAGCCCGCGGCCCGGCTGCGGGCCCTGCTGGAGTTGGCGGGGCAGTGGCCGCCCGATGTGGTTGTCGGCGGCCTGTCATTCGTCCCCGGCCTCGTCGCCGTCGAGACCCAGGCGCTGTACGTGCGTCACTACTGGGACATCGCGCCGCTGCGGCCAGAGCCGGGAATCAGACCCGACCTGGAGCGACGTGGCCTGAGCGAGCCACCGGCGGCCGACCTGTTCATCGACGTCTGCCCGCCGGGCCTACGGCCGTCGCCCACACCCGGCGCACGGCCGATGCGCTGGATCCCGAAGAACCGGCAGCGTCGCCTCCAGCCGTGGATGTACACCCGGCCCGCCGACCGCCCCCGGGTTCTGGTTACCGCGGGCACGCGAAACCTCTTCCTCCATTCACGCAGCAGCGTCATCCGGCACCTGGTTGACCAGCTCATCGCGGCCGGCGCCGAGGTGGTGATCGCGGCACCGGAGCGAGCCGCCGCGGAGTTCGGCGCGCAGTTCCGCGATGTCCGCGTCGGCTGGGTCCCGCTGGATGTCGTCGCCCCCACCTGCGATCTGGCGGTACACCACGGCGGCGCGGCCACCACGATGACAGTGATGAACGCCGGCGCGCCGCATCTGGTCGTCCCCGACAACGACTACTCCCGGTCCGTCGCGAAGGCCCTCACCGCCGTCGGCGCGGGCCTGACCGCCGCCCCGGTGCCCCCGGAGGGTGATCGGGCGGCGGTCGAGGCGATCACCGCGAGTTGCCGGCAGATCCTTGCCGACCCCGGGTACGCCGAACGCGCGCGCTTCCTGGCCGCCGAGATCGCCGGACTACCGACGCCCGCCGAGGTCGTCCACATGGTCGAGGAGTTGGCCGCGAGCCGGTAG
- a CDS encoding dTDP-4-dehydrorhamnose 3,5-epimerase family protein gives MKVEKLAVQGAFVFTPEVFSDHRGLFVSPFQRLSFTAANGGPILPVAQTNHSMSRRGVVRGVHYTSTPPGVAKYVYCAVGEAIDIIVDVRVGSPTFGTWDAVQMNSQEFRAMYFPVGVGHAFVSLADGTVMSYMLTGSYVPEHERVVSAFDPALGLPIPTDLETIISDRDRVGPSLAETAEAGLLPDYQQCQVLEHQLYRVAH, from the coding sequence GTGAAGGTCGAGAAGCTCGCGGTCCAGGGTGCGTTCGTGTTTACTCCTGAGGTGTTCTCGGACCACCGCGGACTGTTCGTGTCACCATTCCAGCGATTGTCGTTCACGGCGGCGAACGGAGGCCCGATCCTGCCCGTCGCACAGACCAACCACAGCATGTCCCGGCGGGGTGTGGTTCGCGGAGTCCACTACACCAGCACTCCGCCGGGTGTGGCGAAGTACGTCTACTGTGCTGTCGGTGAGGCGATCGACATCATCGTTGACGTCCGAGTCGGTTCACCGACATTCGGCACCTGGGACGCGGTGCAGATGAACTCGCAGGAGTTCCGGGCGATGTACTTTCCGGTCGGGGTCGGGCACGCCTTCGTGTCACTCGCGGACGGCACCGTCATGTCCTACATGCTCACGGGGTCGTACGTCCCGGAGCACGAGCGGGTGGTCTCCGCCTTCGACCCCGCTCTGGGGCTGCCGATCCCCACGGACCTGGAGACAATCATCTCCGATCGGGACCGGGTTGGTCCGAGCCTGGCCGAGACCGCCGAGGCCGGTCTCCTTCCCGACTACCAGCAGTGCCAGGTCCTGGAGCACCAGCTCTATCGGGTGGCCCACTGA
- a CDS encoding beta-ketoacyl-[acyl-carrier-protein] synthase family protein produces the protein MSAPRVVITGLGVVAPGGVGTKAFWHLITAGRTATRPITAFDAAGFRSRIAAEVDFEASQAELSHRERRRLDRAAQFALVATREAIVDSGLEPDRFNPTRVGVSLGTAVGATCNLESEYLALSDTGREWVLDHRYASPHLYDYFMPGSMAAEVAAECNAQGPVTAVSAGCTSGLDAVGHAADLIREGAVDVMVAGGTDAPISPITVACFDAIRATSPSNDDAAHALRPFDRTRNGFVLGEGAATLVLEAEEHARARGARIYAEIAGFASRSNAYHMTGLRPDGAEMAAAITAALAEGRRPPESVDYVNAHGTATRQNDRHETAALKRALGPHAYRTPVSSIKSMIGHSLGAIGSIEIAACTLALDQGVVPPTANLREPDPELDLDYVPLHAREQRLDTVLSVGSGFGGFQSAIVLTRLGTGPA, from the coding sequence GTGAGCGCACCAAGGGTGGTGATCACGGGCCTCGGTGTCGTGGCGCCGGGTGGCGTGGGTACGAAGGCGTTCTGGCACCTGATCACCGCCGGCCGGACCGCGACCCGGCCAATCACCGCCTTTGACGCTGCGGGGTTTCGGTCGCGGATCGCCGCCGAGGTGGACTTCGAGGCATCTCAGGCCGAACTGTCCCACCGGGAGCGTCGCCGGCTGGACCGAGCCGCCCAGTTCGCGCTGGTAGCGACGAGGGAGGCGATCGTCGACAGTGGCTTGGAGCCGGATCGGTTCAACCCCACCCGGGTCGGCGTCAGTCTTGGCACTGCCGTCGGCGCCACCTGCAACCTGGAGTCCGAGTACCTCGCCCTCAGCGACACCGGGCGGGAGTGGGTCCTGGATCACCGGTACGCCAGTCCACACCTCTACGACTACTTCATGCCCGGCTCGATGGCTGCGGAGGTTGCCGCGGAATGCAACGCCCAGGGCCCGGTCACCGCGGTCTCGGCGGGGTGCACCTCCGGTCTGGACGCGGTCGGCCACGCGGCCGATCTGATTCGAGAGGGCGCTGTTGATGTGATGGTCGCCGGCGGTACCGACGCGCCCATCTCGCCGATCACGGTCGCCTGCTTCGACGCTATTCGGGCAACCTCGCCGAGTAACGACGACGCGGCACACGCGTTGCGGCCCTTTGATCGCACCCGGAACGGCTTCGTCCTCGGCGAGGGGGCGGCCACGCTGGTGCTGGAGGCCGAGGAGCATGCGCGAGCCCGCGGTGCCCGGATCTATGCCGAGATCGCCGGCTTCGCCTCGCGGAGTAACGCCTACCATATGACCGGCCTGCGGCCCGACGGTGCCGAGATGGCCGCCGCCATCACTGCGGCCCTGGCGGAGGGCCGGCGCCCGCCTGAGTCCGTTGACTACGTCAACGCCCATGGCACGGCGACCAGGCAGAACGATCGACATGAGACCGCGGCGCTCAAACGGGCACTTGGTCCCCACGCCTACCGGACCCCGGTCAGCTCGATCAAATCGATGATCGGTCACTCACTCGGGGCCATCGGCTCGATTGAGATCGCCGCCTGCACCCTCGCCCTCGACCAGGGTGTCGTGCCGCCCACCGCGAACCTGCGTGAGCCGGATCCCGAGCTCGACCTGGACTACGTTCCGCTGCATGCTCGGGAGCAGCGGCTCGACACGGTGCTGAGCGTTGGTAGCGGCTTCGGCGGCTTTCAGAGCGCGATCGTGCTCACCCGGTTGGGCACGGGTCCGGCATGA
- a CDS encoding putative sugar O-methyltransferase: MAGVYRASRQWERIIRQWVTEEAAVDLTHFKSERPNHKMSLWDPEVNGVRYLKTLVHNLATTLDPDDWARLRRTGRREVGDPVAVRWHGMQVCLDYLQATLEVGFIERSVDLRAARVLEIGAGYGRTCHTLLSNHDVAAYCIVDLRSTMRFSRGYLRAVLDDVQFAKLRFVPVEDMDVGHALSGIDFDLGININSFAEMTPDTVRCYLDLIDRRCAALYVKNPVGKYQDRSLDGHVEGDEARWRAMETGPLRQVLDIHDDQAVRAAVPGFLAAYRPSADWSEVADAWAVPWSFYWQAFYRRKRPGAAADRPDD; the protein is encoded by the coding sequence ATGGCAGGCGTATACCGAGCGAGTCGACAGTGGGAACGCATCATTCGGCAATGGGTCACCGAGGAAGCGGCGGTCGATCTCACGCACTTCAAGTCGGAGCGGCCAAACCACAAGATGTCACTGTGGGACCCAGAGGTGAACGGCGTGCGGTATCTCAAGACGCTGGTACACAATCTGGCAACCACGCTTGATCCGGACGACTGGGCGCGGCTGCGTCGGACGGGCCGGCGGGAGGTGGGCGATCCGGTCGCGGTGCGGTGGCATGGCATGCAGGTCTGCCTGGACTACCTCCAGGCCACCCTCGAGGTCGGTTTCATCGAGCGGAGCGTCGACCTGCGGGCCGCTCGGGTGCTCGAGATCGGAGCCGGCTACGGGCGGACGTGTCACACGCTGCTGTCGAACCATGATGTCGCCGCGTACTGCATCGTGGATCTGCGCAGCACCATGCGATTCAGTCGCGGCTATCTGCGCGCGGTCCTGGACGATGTTCAGTTCGCGAAGCTCCGCTTCGTTCCGGTGGAGGACATGGACGTGGGACATGCCCTCAGCGGGATCGACTTTGACCTCGGGATCAACATCAACTCATTCGCCGAAATGACCCCGGACACCGTACGCTGCTACCTCGATCTGATCGACCGGCGGTGCGCGGCCCTGTACGTGAAGAACCCCGTCGGCAAGTACCAGGATCGGAGCCTGGACGGGCACGTCGAGGGCGACGAGGCCCGATGGCGGGCGATGGAGACCGGTCCACTCCGCCAGGTCCTGGACATTCACGACGATCAGGCGGTGCGAGCCGCCGTGCCCGGATTCCTCGCGGCCTACCGGCCCAGTGCCGACTGGTCTGAGGTCGCTGATGCGTGGGCAGTGCCATGGAGCTTCTACTGGCAGGCGTTCTACCGCAGGAAACGACCGGGAGCGGCGGCTGACCGGCCGGACGACTAA
- a CDS encoding acyl carrier protein yields MTLSALEEIMHTCAGDDESTDSFQQAPERAFADLGYDSLALLETQSVIRREYGVDLSEQALSEAETPQQLVDLVNRCLSAA; encoded by the coding sequence ATGACACTGTCGGCCCTGGAGGAGATCATGCACACGTGTGCGGGGGACGACGAGTCCACGGACTCGTTCCAACAGGCCCCCGAACGGGCCTTCGCTGACCTCGGCTACGACTCCCTCGCGCTCCTGGAGACCCAGAGCGTGATCCGGCGTGAGTACGGCGTTGACCTCTCGGAGCAGGCGTTGAGCGAGGCGGAGACGCCGCAGCAGCTGGTTGACCTCGTGAA
- a CDS encoding DegT/DnrJ/EryC1/StrS family aminotransferase, giving the protein MKNTVADLAVLGGTPTFPQVLQVGTPSVGERSRLFERLNTALDNRWLTNGALVREFEERIAELAGVRHCVATCSGTMALQLLYQATGLTGEIIMPAMTYVATAHAASMLGLTPVFADIDPETGCLDPQQVETVLTPRTSGIVGVHLWGRPCAADELEKVAKEHGLTLVFDAAHALGCSHQGRRIGGFGSAEMFSFHATKVVNCFEGGAVATDDDALAGELRVLRTFGITTDGRSLGVGTNAKMTEASAAMGLTSLDAFTETMRHNRANHARYCSALRGCSGLTVVDFDEAQDPNWQYVIVKIDEAVTGIHRDLVMRILRAENTGAQRYFSPACHQLEPYRSQRPVPLPHTERLAEQVLALPTGPAVSAVDIDRICSIVRCAVSHGPELADRLGPSPTRPFAIS; this is encoded by the coding sequence GTGAAAAACACGGTCGCTGATCTCGCCGTCCTCGGCGGGACTCCGACGTTCCCGCAGGTGCTCCAGGTGGGAACGCCCAGCGTGGGAGAGCGGTCGCGGTTGTTCGAGCGGCTGAACACCGCACTGGACAACAGGTGGCTCACCAACGGAGCGCTGGTCAGGGAGTTCGAGGAACGCATCGCCGAGCTGGCGGGCGTGCGGCACTGCGTGGCGACCTGCAGCGGCACCATGGCGCTGCAACTGCTCTACCAGGCTACCGGGCTCACCGGCGAGATCATCATGCCTGCGATGACCTACGTGGCCACCGCGCATGCCGCCTCGATGCTGGGGCTGACGCCGGTCTTCGCCGACATCGATCCGGAGACCGGATGTCTCGACCCGCAGCAGGTGGAGACGGTGCTGACACCGCGCACCTCGGGCATCGTCGGCGTACACCTCTGGGGCCGGCCCTGCGCGGCGGACGAGCTGGAAAAGGTGGCCAAGGAGCACGGCCTGACACTTGTCTTCGATGCGGCGCACGCACTGGGGTGCAGTCATCAGGGCCGCCGGATCGGTGGCTTCGGTAGTGCGGAGATGTTCAGCTTCCATGCCACCAAGGTCGTCAACTGCTTCGAGGGCGGGGCCGTGGCGACCGACGACGATGCTCTCGCCGGGGAACTTCGGGTGCTGCGTACCTTCGGGATCACCACCGACGGCCGTAGCCTGGGTGTCGGCACCAACGCCAAGATGACCGAGGCCTCCGCGGCGATGGGACTGACCTCGCTGGACGCCTTCACTGAGACCATGCGCCACAATCGTGCCAACCACGCACGCTACTGTTCTGCGTTACGCGGGTGCAGTGGCCTCACCGTCGTCGATTTCGACGAGGCCCAGGATCCCAACTGGCAGTACGTCATCGTCAAGATCGACGAAGCGGTCACCGGCATCCACCGCGACCTGGTGATGCGAATACTCCGGGCAGAGAATACGGGCGCGCAGCGCTACTTCTCTCCGGCCTGTCACCAGCTGGAGCCCTACCGCTCCCAACGTCCGGTCCCCCTGCCGCACACCGAGCGCCTGGCGGAACAGGTTCTCGCCCTGCCGACCGGCCCTGCGGTCTCCGCGGTGGACATCGACCGAATCTGCAGCATCGTGCGGTGCGCAGTCTCCCACGGACCAGAGCTCGCCGACCGGCTCGGCCCGAGCCCCACCCGCCCATTCGCCATCTCCTAG
- a CDS encoding NAD-dependent epimerase/dehydratase, whose amino-acid sequence MSGEPPLVSVLGASGYLGSVVTARLAQLPIRLRAASRRRSSVPEQAVAEVEVCTGDLTEPECLADVVAGADVIFHLGKHSGGWRDADTPEGERVNVGIVRDLIEILGQRPPTRTTPLVVFAATTLQVGQPPQRPMDGSEPDRPETAYGRQKLTAERLLKAATAASVLRGVSLRLPTVFGQSSLSRVTDQGVVVTMARRALAGQPLTMWHDGTVRRDLVYIEDAADAFLAAMRFPDALTGRHWLVGSGRPDTLGAVFRLVASSVAAQTGEPTVPVISVPAPDHAPVIDFQSMQIDPTPFQRVSGWCARTELGEAVHRTVAALLDRNDRF is encoded by the coding sequence ATGAGTGGCGAACCACCCCTGGTGAGCGTACTGGGAGCGTCTGGATACCTGGGATCGGTCGTCACCGCCCGGCTGGCACAGCTTCCGATCCGACTGCGGGCCGCGTCGCGTCGCCGTAGCTCAGTGCCGGAACAGGCGGTGGCCGAGGTGGAGGTCTGCACCGGGGATCTCACCGAACCAGAATGCCTGGCCGACGTCGTCGCGGGTGCCGACGTCATCTTTCACCTGGGTAAACACAGCGGTGGGTGGCGTGACGCCGACACCCCGGAGGGAGAGCGGGTGAACGTGGGCATCGTGCGCGACCTCATCGAGATCCTCGGTCAGCGCCCGCCCACCCGGACAACTCCGTTGGTGGTGTTCGCCGCGACCACCCTGCAAGTAGGACAGCCTCCGCAACGACCGATGGACGGTAGCGAGCCGGACCGCCCGGAGACCGCGTACGGCCGGCAGAAGCTGACCGCCGAACGGCTGCTGAAGGCCGCGACCGCGGCGTCGGTCCTGCGTGGGGTCAGCCTGCGACTGCCGACCGTCTTCGGACAGAGCTCGCTGTCCCGGGTGACTGACCAGGGCGTGGTGGTCACGATGGCCCGCCGGGCCCTGGCCGGCCAGCCACTGACAATGTGGCATGACGGCACCGTTCGGCGGGACCTGGTGTACATCGAGGATGCCGCGGACGCCTTCCTGGCCGCCATGCGCTTCCCGGACGCGCTGACCGGACGACACTGGCTGGTGGGCTCCGGCCGCCCGGACACGCTGGGCGCGGTCTTCCGTCTGGTGGCGAGTTCGGTCGCGGCGCAGACCGGCGAGCCGACCGTACCGGTGATCTCAGTACCGGCGCCGGACCACGCCCCCGTGATCGACTTTCAGAGTATGCAGATCGACCCGACGCCCTTCCAACGTGTCTCGGGGTGGTGCGCGCGTACGGAGCTTGGGGAGGCGGTGCACCGCACGGTGGCGGCTCTGCTCGACAGGAACGACCGGTTCTAG
- a CDS encoding Gfo/Idh/MocA family protein, with protein MPTAIRLGVLGCASIALRRFLPAINEATGIELRAVASRDPARARTVAERFGCRAVDGYDELLDRADIDAVYIPLPTGLHAYWVSRALAAGKHVLSEKPLTSDHVTARDLVNQAERAGLWLMENYMFLHHRQHEVILDLVARGRIGETRLFAASFGIPPLAPTNWRYHGEFGGGALLDVGVYPLRAATYFLGLELDVVGSVLRTCPVRGVDLAGHALLRTPSGVTAELSFGFEHAYRSCYSLWGERARLTLDRAFTPPETRQPVIRIEADGHAEEVVLPADHQFRNIAEFFARCLLDGADYGPHARAINQQAELVDKVRSRAVCVPKPHGERRSELID; from the coding sequence ATGCCTACTGCCATCCGCCTGGGAGTCCTGGGATGCGCCAGCATCGCACTCCGTCGGTTTCTGCCGGCGATCAACGAGGCGACCGGTATCGAGCTGAGGGCGGTCGCGAGCCGCGATCCCGCCCGGGCCCGCACGGTCGCCGAGCGGTTCGGGTGCCGGGCTGTCGACGGGTACGACGAGCTGCTGGACCGGGCCGACATTGACGCGGTGTACATCCCGCTGCCCACCGGGCTACACGCGTACTGGGTGAGCCGCGCCCTGGCGGCCGGCAAGCACGTGCTCTCCGAAAAGCCGCTCACCAGTGACCACGTCACCGCCCGCGACCTGGTGAACCAGGCGGAGAGGGCGGGACTCTGGCTGATGGAGAACTACATGTTTCTCCACCACCGCCAGCACGAGGTGATCCTCGACCTCGTCGCCCGGGGCCGGATCGGCGAGACCCGGCTCTTCGCGGCGAGCTTCGGGATCCCGCCACTCGCCCCGACGAACTGGCGCTACCACGGCGAGTTCGGTGGCGGCGCGTTGCTCGACGTCGGCGTCTATCCGCTGCGCGCCGCCACCTACTTCCTCGGCCTGGAGCTCGACGTCGTCGGATCGGTACTGCGGACATGTCCGGTCCGGGGCGTTGATCTGGCCGGCCACGCCCTGCTGCGTACCCCGTCGGGCGTGACGGCCGAACTCTCCTTTGGCTTCGAGCACGCGTACCGATCCTGCTACTCGCTCTGGGGCGAACGGGCGCGGCTCACCCTCGACCGGGCATTCACTCCTCCGGAAACCCGGCAGCCGGTGATCCGGATCGAGGCTGACGGCCATGCCGAGGAGGTGGTGCTCCCCGCAGATCATCAGTTCCGCAACATCGCGGAGTTCTTCGCCCGGTGCCTGCTCGACGGTGCGGACTACGGTCCGCACGCGAGAGCGATCAACCAACAGGCGGAACTGGTCGACAAGGTGCGGTCTCGCGCCGTGTGCGTTCCCAAGCCGCACGGAGAACGGCGGAGCGAATTGATCGACTGA
- a CDS encoding ketosynthase chain-length factor codes for MTTAVITGIGVAAPNGAGTENFWDATLRGESGIGPIRRFDVRGYPARLGGEIDDFDPAEYLPRRLLPQTDRMTQLALAASAWALADAGVEPGTYDPGETGVAMAGAFGGFEYGQRELENLWCSGPERVSVYMSFAWFYAVNTGQLSIRHTMRGPAGVVVGDQAGGLDAVAQARRNIRKGARLMLSGGFDSSFCPYGWVARMSDGALSTDEDPRTAYLPFDIRAQGQVPGEGGAVLVVEEAAAARRRGTRIYGEIAGYAATFDAAIRHGGERGLGRAVEAALADAGVTAREVGVVFADGSGRPADDRAEAETIADLFGPQGVPVTVPKTMTGRMSSGGAPVDLASALLAMRDGLIPPTVNVHTVAPGTRLDLVTGVPRPWRPGHALVLARGRGGFNSAMVLRPGAVAPALPEKPESPAVERPPDQEGES; via the coding sequence ATGACGACAGCGGTGATCACCGGCATCGGCGTCGCGGCGCCGAACGGAGCCGGGACAGAGAACTTCTGGGACGCGACGCTCCGCGGCGAATCCGGCATCGGTCCCATCCGCCGCTTCGACGTACGGGGCTATCCGGCTCGGCTGGGTGGCGAGATCGACGACTTCGATCCGGCCGAGTACCTGCCCCGCCGGCTGCTACCGCAGACCGACCGGATGACCCAGCTCGCCCTCGCGGCGTCGGCCTGGGCCTTGGCCGACGCCGGGGTGGAACCCGGCACCTACGACCCGGGCGAGACCGGGGTGGCGATGGCCGGGGCGTTCGGCGGCTTCGAGTATGGCCAGCGGGAGTTGGAGAATCTCTGGTGTTCCGGCCCGGAGCGCGTCAGCGTCTACATGTCGTTTGCCTGGTTCTACGCCGTCAACACCGGGCAGTTGTCCATTCGGCACACCATGCGCGGCCCGGCCGGCGTCGTCGTCGGTGACCAGGCCGGCGGACTCGACGCGGTTGCGCAGGCCCGGCGCAACATCCGCAAGGGAGCACGACTGATGCTCTCCGGCGGCTTCGACAGCTCCTTCTGCCCGTACGGGTGGGTTGCCCGGATGAGCGACGGGGCGCTGAGCACCGACGAGGATCCGCGCACCGCCTACCTGCCCTTCGACATCCGCGCCCAGGGCCAGGTCCCCGGCGAGGGCGGTGCGGTCTTGGTGGTCGAGGAGGCCGCAGCGGCCCGCCGTCGCGGTACCCGGATCTACGGGGAGATCGCTGGGTACGCCGCGACGTTCGACGCTGCGATCCGGCACGGCGGTGAGCGGGGTCTGGGCCGCGCGGTGGAGGCCGCTCTCGCCGACGCGGGGGTGACCGCCCGGGAGGTCGGGGTGGTCTTCGCGGATGGTTCCGGAAGGCCGGCCGACGACCGCGCCGAGGCCGAGACCATCGCGGATCTCTTCGGTCCGCAGGGGGTGCCGGTCACGGTCCCGAAGACCATGACTGGACGGATGAGCTCCGGCGGCGCTCCGGTCGATCTCGCCAGCGCACTGCTGGCGATGCGAGACGGGCTTATTCCGCCGACGGTCAATGTGCACACGGTGGCCCCGGGCACCCGGCTGGATCTCGTCACCGGTGTGCCCCGGCCATGGCGGCCAGGGCATGCGTTGGTGCTGGCCCGGGGCCGGGGCGGCTTCAACTCCGCCATGGTGCTCCGTCCTGGTGCCGTGGCCCCGGCCCTACCGGAGAAGCCGGAGTCACCGGCCGTAGAGCGCCCACCCGATCAGGAGGGGGAATCGTGA